A region of the Nitrospira sp. genome:
GTTCGTGTCGATCGCCGGGATTACGCTCGGCGTGGCCGCCCTGATCGGGACCGTCGGCATCATGACCGGCTTCAAAGAGGACATTCAGGCCAAGATTCTCGGGACCACGGCCCATATCATCGTGCAGGACCGTATGAAAGACGGCATGTCCGACTACGAACCGACCACGAAACAGATTGAAGCCGTCCAGGATGTCGTCGCCGCCACACCGTTTGTCCTGAAGCAGGTCCTGCTCACCACGCCGAACGGCGTCCAGGGCATCGTGCTTCGCGGGATCGACCCTCAGCGGGAAGGGCATGTCACCGAGCTCGCCAAGAATCTCGGAACCGGCGAACTGTCCGACTTGAGCAAACCCGTGAAGATCAAGCAACCGCCGGCCGACGACCCCACCGGTCCGGCCGTCGAAACGGAGAAACCGGGCATCATCCTCGGCAAAGAGCTGGCTATGCGCCTCGGAGCTTTCGTGGGCGACACGGTCAACGTGGTCTCGCCCGTCGGCCCGATCAGCGCCATGGGCATGGTCCCGAAGATTCGCACCTTTGCCGTCGTCGGCCTCTTTCATTCCGGCATGTACGAATACGATTCCTCGCTGGCCTATATCGACCTTGCCGAGGCCCAAAAGTTCTTCAATATGGGCTCGACCGTCTCCGGCATCGAAGTGAAAGTCACCGACGTCTTTCGCGCGAACGACATCGCTCACAACATCGAAGGCTCATTGGGATTTGTCTACGGCGCGAGAGATTGGATGCAGATGAACCGCAATCTCTTTTCAGCGCTGAAGCTGGAGAAGACGATGATGTTTCTCCTCCTGGTCCTGATCACCATCGTCGCCTCGTTCAATATCGTCAGTACCCTCACGATGATCGTGACGGAAAAGCAAAAAGAGATCGCAATTCTGAAAGCCATGGGGGCGACCAGGAAGAGCATCCGGCGCATCTTTATGCTGAACGGTCTCATCATCGGCTTCAGCGGCACGGCCATCGGCATTCCCCTGGGCTACGCCTTCCTCTGGCTGATCCAGACCTTTTGGGCGTTCGACCCGACCGTCTATTACATTTCCAGAATTCCCGTCCACGTCCAGGCGCTCGATGTGCTCCTTGTGGCTGGTTCCGCCATCCTCATCAGCTTTGCCGCGACCGTCTACCCGTCTCTCCAGGCGGCCAAGCTTGAACCAGTCGCGGCCCTGCGATACGAATGAGTACGACTCCTATACCACTGACCGGTGAGAACTATCCGATGATCCGAATAACGGACCTCCACAAATCCTTCACCATGGGTTCACAAGAACTCACCGTGCTCAAGGGGATCGATCTGGAAATTCCACGCGGGCAAATGGTGGCGATCGTCGGGGCGTCAGGCGCCGGGAAGAGCACCATGCTCCATATCATGGGGATGCTCGACCGGCCGACAAAGGGGACCGTCTACTTCGACAATCAGGATCTCTTCCAGATGTCCGAGGCGCAGCAGGCCGAATTCCGCAACCGCCGCATCGGCTTTGTCTTTCAGTTTCACCATCTATTGCCGGAATTCACCGCGCTGGAAAATGCCTGCATGCCGGCGCTCATCCAGCGGCGGCCGATCGAGGAAGTCGAGCAGGAAGCTACGACCCTGCTTCAAGAAGTCGGACTGGGACAGCGGCTTCACCATAAACCGGGAGAACTCTCCGGGGGCGAACAACAACGTGTCGCGGTTGCCCGGGCACTGCTGCAGAAACCCGATCTCGTCCTGGCCGATGAACCGACCGGAAACCTTGACACCCATACAGGCGAAGCCCTGTTTGGCCTGCTTCGTGATCTGAACCGAACCCGCAAGACCACCTTCGTGATTGTGACCCATAACGACAAGCTCTCCGCCCAGTCCGACCGCATCATTTACATGCAAGACGGGATGATCGTCTAAGTCTTGACGGATGTGGTCGAGATCCCTAGACTGCAAAATATTACGGAGTCCTTTCGAGCTTCATGCGAGGTAAGGCTATGAAACATTTATTTATTCGCGCTCTTGGGTTGACTGCCCTCATGCTGATTCCGAATCAGGTCCTGGCCGTGGAATTTGTCACCGTCGGCCCCCGGGCCGCCGGCATGGGTGGCGCTGGAGTGGCGATTACGACAGATGCCCTGGCCACCTATTGGAACCCGGCCGGCCTGGCCATGACACAGACTGTGGATATCCGAATACAGGCTACTGCGCAGGGGGTGGATCGCCACGGAGTCCGCCAATCATTGCAGGACATTGAAGATTTGGATAAGAGCAATACCCCTGCTAATCTCAGCCGTGCACAAGACTTGGCAAACCGGTTAAACCGGCCCGGCGCGTCCCTGTCGGCAAGTGGTGCCACGGGACTCTATTTCAAAGGACATTTTGGCGAGCATGCGTTTGGATTTAACCTGTCAGACGTGGCAACCGCCGGAAGCTTCTTGTCCCGACCAGTGACGGCCACCGGTGGAGGGGCGCTCACAATTGACGGGCAAATGGCGCTGCGCGGTCTTGAAGCCAGACAAGCGGCGTTTTCCTATGCCTACGCTTTCGCTGAAAAGACATTTGCCGTTGGAATTACAGCAAAAGCCATTCAAGGTGCCGCCTATTCTGGTTCAGCCACGATTAACGGTCAGGATCTCACGCTATCCGAGAGCTTCGGCAAGTCGAAGCTCTCAACTGCCTTTGCCGTCGATGTCGGCGCCATCTATCGTCCCGCATCCTGGCTGCGGCTTGGAGTGGTCGCCAAAGATCTTACCCAGCCACAATTCGATGCGCCCGATGGCACCAAGCTCAAAATGCTGCCGCAAGTGCGAGGCGGCGTTGCCGTGAACCCCTACTCGTCGCTCACGTTGACGGCCGATATGGATGTCACCTCAAACAAGACCTTTGTCCCGGGGATAAAGAGCCAAGTACTGAGCGTCGGTGTAGAACAAACGATTTTGAACGAGTTTCTTTCTCTTCGAGCCGGTGCCTATAAGAATGTCCAGGACGCCGCCTCGACGATTACGCCCACTGCAGGGTTTGGACTACGGATATTTGCTCTCCGTATGGACTTCGGCGGAGGCTATGATTTCCGTGAACGCGGCATATTGGCTTCGGGCTCTGTCTCTTTGACGTTCTAATGGTATACTGAGAATTATGATATTGCAGACCAAGTCCTTTCGACATGCCTTCCTTGCCGGATTATTTGCGCTGACCATTGCCGGTTGCGGTGGCCTTCAGGAAATGTGGGAAGGTCCAGGCGCGAAGGTATTTCGTCCCCAGTCAGTCGCGGTGTTGCCACCGATGGCCAGCCAATATGACAGTGCGCGTGAGGATATTCAGGAAGTCCTTGCGGGGTCGCTCAGCAAGACCGGGCGAATCGAGCGCGTCGTCCCGGCGGAGCAAGTCACCGATATCTTTCAGGGGTCGAAGGAAGCGTTTGACTCGCTGGTGTTCTATTTCTCCAGGCTTGAAATGACGGGCCAATCAGACAAAGACTCGGCGATCAAACTGGGCAAGTCACTCAATGTCGAGTCCTTTCTCGTGATCCGGATCAATGCCTGGGAGTATTCGAGAAAAGAAGGCGACAATGTCGGCCGTGTCGGGTTGAGCATGCGTCTCATCGACGCCACGACCGGAACGACTGTCTGGAAGGCCAGGCATGAGAAGGCCAGCAGCTACATGTTCTTTAAGCCGAATTTGAAGGATGTGGCGGCCGACTTGACCGATGAGATGATCAAATATATGCCGCCGTCGACAAGTTCCGGCAAGCGGTAGTGCCTGCCCCATCCGCCTGATCCATCCAAGACACTGCCCCGCATCTAGGCGCTCTGGTT
Encoded here:
- a CDS encoding lipoprotein-releasing ABC transporter permease subunit, which encodes MSMPYEIFVGLRYLRAKRRNRTISLNTFVSIAGITLGVAALIGTVGIMTGFKEDIQAKILGTTAHIIVQDRMKDGMSDYEPTTKQIEAVQDVVAATPFVLKQVLLTTPNGVQGIVLRGIDPQREGHVTELAKNLGTGELSDLSKPVKIKQPPADDPTGPAVETEKPGIILGKELAMRLGAFVGDTVNVVSPVGPISAMGMVPKIRTFAVVGLFHSGMYEYDSSLAYIDLAEAQKFFNMGSTVSGIEVKVTDVFRANDIAHNIEGSLGFVYGARDWMQMNRNLFSALKLEKTMMFLLLVLITIVASFNIVSTLTMIVTEKQKEIAILKAMGATRKSIRRIFMLNGLIIGFSGTAIGIPLGYAFLWLIQTFWAFDPTVYYISRIPVHVQALDVLLVAGSAILISFAATVYPSLQAAKLEPVAALRYE
- a CDS encoding ABC transporter ATP-binding protein; amino-acid sequence: MIRITDLHKSFTMGSQELTVLKGIDLEIPRGQMVAIVGASGAGKSTMLHIMGMLDRPTKGTVYFDNQDLFQMSEAQQAEFRNRRIGFVFQFHHLLPEFTALENACMPALIQRRPIEEVEQEATTLLQEVGLGQRLHHKPGELSGGEQQRVAVARALLQKPDLVLADEPTGNLDTHTGEALFGLLRDLNRTRKTTFVIVTHNDKLSAQSDRIIYMQDGMIV
- the traF gene encoding conjugal transfer protein TraF, whose amino-acid sequence is MKHLFIRALGLTALMLIPNQVLAVEFVTVGPRAAGMGGAGVAITTDALATYWNPAGLAMTQTVDIRIQATAQGVDRHGVRQSLQDIEDLDKSNTPANLSRAQDLANRLNRPGASLSASGATGLYFKGHFGEHAFGFNLSDVATAGSFLSRPVTATGGGALTIDGQMALRGLEARQAAFSYAYAFAEKTFAVGITAKAIQGAAYSGSATINGQDLTLSESFGKSKLSTAFAVDVGAIYRPASWLRLGVVAKDLTQPQFDAPDGTKLKMLPQVRGGVAVNPYSSLTLTADMDVTSNKTFVPGIKSQVLSVGVEQTILNEFLSLRAGAYKNVQDAASTITPTAGFGLRIFALRMDFGGGYDFRERGILASGSVSLTF